The genome window CTGCTGATCATGCTCGACGCATTCAAGCGCTCCTCGGCCTCCCGGGTTACCGCCGTGCTGCCCTATTACGGCTACGCCCGCCAGGACAAGAAGGACCGGCCCCGGGTGCCCATCACCTCCAAGCTGGTGGCCGACCTCATCTCCCGCGCCGGCGCCGACCGGGTGCTCACGATGGACCTCCACGCCGCCCAGATCCAGGGATTCTTCGACATCCCGGTGGATCACCTCTTCGCGGCACCGGTGCTGCTGGACGCCATCCGCGGCCTGAACATTCCGGAGCTGGTGATCGTTGCTCCGGACGCCGGGGGCGTGGAGCGCGCCCGCGCCATCGCCAAGCGCCTGCAGGCCGGACTGGCCATCGTCGACAAGCGGCGCACGGCCCCCAACACCGCCGAGGTCATGCACCTCATCGGCGAGGTGGAGGGACGCAACACTTTGGTCTTGGACGACATCATCGATACCGCCGGCACGCTGTCCAAGACCGTCGGTCTGCTGGAGGCCAAAGGGGCTCAGCGGATCCTCTCCGTGGGTATCCACGGGGTCCTTTCCGGGCCGGCTCTACAACGCCTCGAAGACTCGCCTCTCGAGACCATCCTGATAACCAACACCATCCCGATCGACGACAAGCTGGCCAGGTGTAAGAAGCTAAAATCATTGTCGGTGGCGCCCCTCTTGGGGGAGGCCATTCGGCGAATTCACGAGAACAGCTCGGTCAGCTCGCTGTTCGTCTAGGGGGAGCCCATGAGCGATCTAGTCATCGAAGTTCAATCCCGCGAGCAAAGCGGGTCCAACGCCAGCCGCCGGCTGCGCAAACAGGACCTGATTCCCGCCATCCTCTACGGTGGCAACAAGGAATCCGTGTCCATTCAGGTCCAGCGCCGCACGATCCTCGATCTGCTGCACACCTCCGCCGGTGAGAACGCGGTGTTCGAGCTGGTGCTCGGCAAGCAGCGCCGCCACGCCATGATCCACGAGCTGCAGGTGGATCCCCTCACGGGGCAGGTCGAGCACATCGACTTCCAGCGCATCAACATGAGCGAGAAGGTCACCGTGCAGGTGCCGGTGGAGACCCTCGGCGTGCCCGTGGGCGTCAAGACCGACGGCGGCATCCTCGACTTCGTCACCCGCGAGGTCGCCCTGGAGTGTTTGCCCAGCGACATCCCGACCCACGTCGAGCTGGATGTCTCCGAGCTGCACATCGGCCAGCATCTGGAGGCCAAGGACCTGCAGCTGCCGGAGAAGGTGGAGCTGCTCGAGGAAGAAGATCGGGTGATCGTCTCCATCGCCGCGCCGCGCCTCGTCGAGGAGCCGGAGGACGAGGAAGACGAGCTGCTGGAGAGCGCGGCGGAGGAGCCCGAGGTGATCGGCCGGGAAGAGGACGAGGACGAGGGCTGAGGCCCGTCCTGAACCTCTTTCCATCGTTGCTCTCGATGTTCCGCCCCTATGAACGGTGAACCGCAGGCCGAGCCCCGGCAACGGCTGGTGCTCGGTCTGGGCAATCCCGGGGAACGCTACGCCCGGACTCGCCACAACGTCGGCTTTCGGGTGGTGGAGGAGTTGGCCCGGCGCCGAGACCTGCGTCTCGGCAAGCTGGAGTGCAACGCCCTCAGCGCCGCCGACCCGGTGGTGATGCTGGCCCAGCCTCAGACCTATATGAACCGTAGCGGCTATGCCCTGCGGTGTCTCGCGGAGCGCCACGGTTTCGAGGCCGAGGACGTGCTGGTGGTCTACGACGAGGTCGCTCTACCGCTGGGGAAGCTGCGCCTGCGGGTGCAGGGGAGCCCCGGCGGTCACCGCGGGATGGAGTCGGTGATCGAGAATGTACGCACCGACGAGGTGGCCCGCTTGCGCTGTGGTATTCAGCATGGGGGTATCGCCGACGAGGAGGCGGAGGACGACCTGGACCTGGTGGCCTTCGTCCTCGCCGAGTTCACCGCGGAAGAGGAGTCGGCGGTGAAGGAGATGATTCTCCGCGCCGCCGACGCCTGTGAGGCCTGGCTGGCGGACGGTGCGACGGTGGCCATGAACCAGTTCAACCGTTAGCGACGACACCAGCGCCACCCGATTCGAAAGATCATCGAAAGATTCTAGACATCGAATGACCAAGCATTGCAATCGCTCATCTAACGTGCAAGGAGGGTATCTCTCGTGAACCTACAGATCACGCTGCTGCTGATTCTCGGCAGCGGCGTCCTGGCCCTGCTCTTCGCCCTGTGGCGAAGCGCCTGGATCAACCGCCAGGACGCCGGCTCCGAGACCATGGTGCGCATCGCCGGATACATCCGCGACGGCGCCATGGCTTTCCTGGGACGCGAGTATCGCGTTCTGGCAATTTTCGTCGTCGTCGCCGCGGCGCTGCTGGCCTTCGGCAACCGCAATGTCGCCGGTAGCTCGGCCCTGGTGGGCGTCTCCATGGTGGTGGGCGCTTTGTGCTCCGGCCTGGCCGGCTTCTTCGGCATGCGCGTGGCCACCAGCGCCAACGTGCGCACCGCCTCCGCCGCCCGCACCGGCCTCAACCCGGCCCTCAAGGTGGCCTTCGCCGGCGGTGCGGTGATGGGCTTCTCGGTGGTGGGACTGGGCGTGCTGGGCCTTTCCGCCCTCGCCCTGGTCTACATCAACCTCTTCGGCGCCGGTGATCTGGCCAAGGTGGTGACGGTGCTCACCGGCTTCTCCTTCGGCGCCAGCTCCATCGCTCTCTTCGCCCGCGTCGGCGGCGGCATCTACACCAAGGCCGCGGACGTCGGTGCGGATCTGGTGGGCAAGGTGGAAGCGGGCATCCCGGAGGACGACCCGCGCAACCCGGCGGTGATCGCCGACAACGTGGGCGACAACGTCGGCGACGTGGCCGGCATGGGTGCCGACCTCTTCGAGTCCTACGTCGGCGCCATCATCGCCACCCTGGTTCTGGGCGTCTCCGCCACCGTGGTCAGCGGTACCGCTGGCAACGCCGAGCTGGTGCTGCTGCCGATGATCCTCGCCGCCGTGGGCATCGTCATCTCCCTCTTGGGCACCTTCTTGGTGACCACCAAGGAGGGTGGCAACCCCGGTACCGCTCTGCACCGCGGCACCTTCGGCGCTGCCATCGTCATGCTCGTCGCCACCTGGGTCCTGGTCACCCAGATTCTCGGCGACACCACCTATCAGATCGGGGAGCTGACCTTCGGCGCCATGGGCATCGTGTGGGCCACCGTCGCCGGTCTGGTGGCGGGTACCGCCATCGGCCTGATCACCGAGTACTACACCTCGGAACAGCGCAAGCCGGCCCAGAGCATCGCCGACGACAGCCGTACCGGCGCCGCCACCAACATCATTTCCGGCCTCGGTCTGGGCATGAAGTCCACCGCCTGGCCGGTGGTCATCCTGGTCATCGCGACCCTGGTGGCCTACGCCCAGGCGGGCCTCTACGGCATCGCCATCGCCGCCCTGGGCATGCTCTCCACCACCGGCATCCAGCTGGCGGTGGACGCTTACGGCCCCATCGCCGACAACGCCGGCGGCATCACCGAGATGAGTCATCTCGGCGCCGAGGTGCGGGAGCGCACCGACAAGCTGGACGCCGTCGGCAACACCACCGCCGCCATTGGCAAGGGCTTT of Acidobacteriota bacterium contains these proteins:
- a CDS encoding ribose-phosphate pyrophosphokinase codes for the protein MYGELKIFGGRAHPALVDEICSYLNVPAGNVTAFNFSDGESFCQIEENVRGSDVFIVQPTCQPVNENLMELLIMLDAFKRSSASRVTAVLPYYGYARQDKKDRPRVPITSKLVADLISRAGADRVLTMDLHAAQIQGFFDIPVDHLFAAPVLLDAIRGLNIPELVIVAPDAGGVERARAIAKRLQAGLAIVDKRRTAPNTAEVMHLIGEVEGRNTLVLDDIIDTAGTLSKTVGLLEAKGAQRILSVGIHGVLSGPALQRLEDSPLETILITNTIPIDDKLARCKKLKSLSVAPLLGEAIRRIHENSSVSSLFV
- a CDS encoding 50S ribosomal protein L25 — translated: MSDLVIEVQSREQSGSNASRRLRKQDLIPAILYGGNKESVSIQVQRRTILDLLHTSAGENAVFELVLGKQRRHAMIHELQVDPLTGQVEHIDFQRINMSEKVTVQVPVETLGVPVGVKTDGGILDFVTREVALECLPSDIPTHVELDVSELHIGQHLEAKDLQLPEKVELLEEEDRVIVSIAAPRLVEEPEDEEDELLESAAEEPEVIGREEDEDEG
- the pth gene encoding aminoacyl-tRNA hydrolase, producing MNGEPQAEPRQRLVLGLGNPGERYARTRHNVGFRVVEELARRRDLRLGKLECNALSAADPVVMLAQPQTYMNRSGYALRCLAERHGFEAEDVLVVYDEVALPLGKLRLRVQGSPGGHRGMESVIENVRTDEVARLRCGIQHGGIADEEAEDDLDLVAFVLAEFTAEEESAVKEMILRAADACEAWLADGATVAMNQFNR
- a CDS encoding sodium-translocating pyrophosphatase; its protein translation is MNLQITLLLILGSGVLALLFALWRSAWINRQDAGSETMVRIAGYIRDGAMAFLGREYRVLAIFVVVAAALLAFGNRNVAGSSALVGVSMVVGALCSGLAGFFGMRVATSANVRTASAARTGLNPALKVAFAGGAVMGFSVVGLGVLGLSALALVYINLFGAGDLAKVVTVLTGFSFGASSIALFARVGGGIYTKAADVGADLVGKVEAGIPEDDPRNPAVIADNVGDNVGDVAGMGADLFESYVGAIIATLVLGVSATVVSGTAGNAELVLLPMILAAVGIVISLLGTFLVTTKEGGNPGTALHRGTFGAAIVMLVATWVLVTQILGDTTYQIGELTFGAMGIVWATVAGLVAGTAIGLITEYYTSEQRKPAQSIADDSRTGAATNIISGLGLGMKSTAWPVVILVIATLVAYAQAGLYGIAIAALGMLSTTGIQLAVDAYGPIADNAGGITEMSHLGAEVRERTDKLDAVGNTTAAIGKGFAIGSAGLTALAMFSAFRTTAGIEVMNLTEPRVMGGLFIGAMMPFLFSSMAMGAVGRAAFKMIEEVRRQFRSIPGLMEGEAEADYAKCVDISTAAAIKEMVVPGLMAVIVPVAVGLYDPTALGGLLAGVTVAGVSMAIFMANAGGAWDNAKKYIEGGAHGGKGSDAHKAAVVGDTVGDPFKDTAGPSLNILIKLMSVVALVIAPML